A single window of Rhodamnia argentea isolate NSW1041297 chromosome 5, ASM2092103v1, whole genome shotgun sequence DNA harbors:
- the LOC115747514 gene encoding syntaxin-22-like: MSFQDVQNGARPASSRSQSPSQAVAAGIFQINTAVAGFRRLVDAIGTAKDTPDHRQKLHNTRQRILQLVKDTSAKLKALSESDHDSRVNPSKKIEDAKLARDFQNTLQEFQKVQQLAAERESGYAPSGPPPSATTSGSDEQVASRVDQEYQPFLMDQRRQEVVLLDNEVAFNEAMIDERDQGIREVEDQIGQANEIFRDLAVLVHEQGVVIDDIQSNIENSAAATKQAKVQLVKASKSTKSRSSWCWWLLAIFVVAVIIFLLVLIL, from the exons ATGAGCTTCCAAGACGTCCAGAATGGCGCGAGGCCGGCTTCTTCCCGGTCCCAGAGCCCCTCGCAAGCGGTGGCCGCCGGGATCTTCCAGATCAACACCGCTGTCGCCGGCTTCCGCCGGCTCGTCGACGCCATCGGCACCGCCAAGGACACCCCCGATCACCGCCAGAAATT GCACAACACGAGGCAGAGGATACTGCAGTTGGTGAAGGACACTTCGGCGAAGCTCAAAGCGTTGAGCGAATCCGATCACGACTCCAGAGTAAAT CCAAGTAAGAAGATAGAAGATGCGAAGCTCGCAAGGGATTTCCAAAATACATTGCAAGAATTCCAGAAAGTTCAGCAGCTCGCGGCCGAGCGCGAGTCTGGTTATGCTCCATCTGGTCCTCCTCCCTCTGCAACAAC TTCCGGGTCTGATGAGCAAGTGGCATCTAGAGTGGACCAAGAATACCAACCTTTTCTTATGGATCAGAGGAG GCAGGAGGTTGTGCTTTTAGACAATGAAGTTGCTTTCAATGAGGCTATGATTGATGAAAGAGACCAAGGTATAAGAGAAGTAGAGGACCAAATTGGACAAGCAAATGAAATATTCAGGGACCTTGCTGTTTTAGTTCATGAGCAGGGTGTGGTAATTG ATGATATTCAATCGAACATTGAAAATTCCGCAGCTGCGACAAAGCAAGCAAAAGTTCAACTGGTTAAAGCTTCTAAAAGTACGAAATCCAGATCCTCATGG